The following coding sequences lie in one Drosophila bipectinata strain 14024-0381.07 chromosome XR, DbipHiC1v2, whole genome shotgun sequence genomic window:
- the LOC108119386 gene encoding nucleolar complex protein 4 homolog B, with protein MKKPAAKKDEDAGEHVAKKQLQTKANALLNSKNVDTKILKGFVQMLKDTPDNVQVGDVMNVLEVIFKNLIKRKSLDGAEKTPSKIRELYEETWLLLQENILQDSESSVAIKVCMQLIKSEAKSPIAPHTNLPFYRIRQILETLVNSEETPSTALVNYGKYCKNLDILDITLRQLLKLVPEGEFKDQPVKAMNFLSLVNLIDMGKSVLNAEEYFLEADKSTKFDYKQSQKNLNKLWKAVMASSSGVDEKVHRQLLVVLLERVISHLDDPIQLTDFLMDSLHQFDGPIALLALQGIFTLMQKQNITYPDVYEKLYNMFYPRMFYNKYKARLFYLADIFLTSTHLPENLVAAFVKRLARLALQSPTEDAVIMIRFVCNLLLRHTGLQKLIKAGGAAEEISDPYDEKEPNPVKSEAINSSLWEITLLQKHAIPEVANAARFINASLPIMEFDLAPLLDRKECNIFDDELQTKAKQFALNYERPGTLALPKNGCVTKYFELI; from the exons ATGAAGAAACCCGCAGCAAAGAAGGATGAGGATGCGGGAGAGCATGTGGCCAAAAAGCAATTacaaacaaaagcaaacgCTTTGTTGAATTCCAAAAATGTGGACACCAAAATTCTAAAGGGTTTTGTACAAATGCTG AAAGACACACCAGATAATGTGCAGGTTGGGGATGTGATGAATGTCCTGGAAGTGATATTCAAAAATCTAATCAAGCGGAAATCTTTGGATGGAGCCGAAAAGACGCCTTCTAAGATACGGGAGCTGTACGAGGAAACCTGGTTGCTTCTGCAGGAAAACATACTGCAGGACTCTGAGAGCTCTGTGGCTATAAAAGTCTGTATGCAGCTGATAAAGTCGGAGGCCAAAAGCCCCATAGCACCACACACCAACTTGCCTTTTTACCGCATTCGCCAAATTCTGGAAACACTGGTTAATTCCGAAGAAACACCCTCGACAGCTCTGGTAAATTATGGCAAATATTGCAAAAACCTGGACATCCTGGATATTACCCTAAGACAGCTGCTGAAGCTAGTGCCAGAGGGAGAGTTCAAGGACCAACCCGTCAAAGCAATGAACTTTCTGTCCCTGGTTAACCTTATAGACATGGGCAAGTCGGTACTAAATGCAGAGGAATACTTTCTGGAGGCGGACAAGTCCACGAAATTCGACTACAAGCAAAGTCAGAAGAACTTGAACAAGTTGTGGAAGGCCGTAATGGCGTCGAGCAGTGGAGTGGACGAAAAAGTGCATCGCcagctgctggtggtgctgctaGAGCGAGTTATTAGCCACCTGGACGATCCCATTCAACTGACAGATTTCTTAATGGATTCCCTACATCAGTTCG ATGGCCCCATTGCTCTGTTGGCCCTCCAAGGCATTTTCACCTTGATGCAGAAGCAAAACATCACCTATCCGGACGTGTATGAGAAGCTGTACAATATGTTCTATCCCCGAATGTTCTACAACAAGTACAAGGCTCGTTTGTTCTACCTTGCTGATATATTTTTGACCTCCACCCACTTGCCGGAGAATCTGGTGGCTGCTTTTGTCAAAAGACTGGCCAGATTGGCACTGCAATCCCCCACCGAAGACGCCGTGATCATGATCCGATTCGTGTGCAACTTGCTGCTGAGACACACGGGCCTGCAGAAGCTAATCAAGGCCGGTGGAGCGGCGGAGGAAATCAGTGATCCGTATGACGAGAAGGAACCCAATCCGGTGAAATCGGAGGCCATCAACAGTTCGTTGTGGGAAATCACACTGCTGCAGAAGCACGCCATTCCCGAAGTGGCCAATGCGGCGAGATTCATTAATGCTTCACTGCCCATCATGGAGTTTGATCTGGCCCCGCTTCTCGACAGGAAGGAGTGCAAT